The sequence TGTCTTAAACAAGCTTAATCTTATTGGTGCTGATTTTGAGGGTAGTTTGAAATCAATTTATGAAAGATTGGGGGCAAATGCAGCACCAGTGATTTACCCAATAGGTATAGAACACAACTTGAGGGGTGCAATAGATCTGATAAAAATGAAGGCGTTTACTTATTCTGGGATCGAGGATAACAAGTTGGTTGAAGATGAAATTCCTGCTGAATACAAGGAAATAGCTGAGAAATATCGTGGTGAGCTTCTAGAGAAAATTGCAGAATATGATGACGATGTTTTAGCTAAATATTTAAATGGTGAAGAACTAACTGAGGCCGAAATTAAGAGAGCTATAAGGAAAGGTGTAGTTTCTGGAAAGTTTTTCCCGGTTTTTGGTGGAGATAATAGAACTGCAATTATTCAGTTATTGCTTAATGGAATAGTTGAATATTTACCTTCTCCTTTAGATTTACCGCCAGTTCATGGTATTAATCCCAAGACTCAGGAAGCTGAAATTAGAGAGCCCAAAAATGAAGCTCCGTTTTCGGCTCTTGCCTTTAAGGTGATGACAGACCCTCATGTTGGTCGTTTGGTTTACTTGCGTGTCTATTCGGGTATAATTAAGACAGGTCAACAAGTTTTAAATTCAACAAAGTTAGTCAATGAAAGGATTGGCAAACTTGTCTTACTTCATGCTGATCAAAGAGAATTAATTGAAGAAGCCTATGCTGGTGAGATTGTGGCAGCAGTTGGCTTGAAAGATACCACTACTGGTCACACTCTTTGTGATCCTAACAAACCGATTATCCTTGAATCAATAAAATTCCCTGAGCCTGTTATTTCCCTAGCAATTGAACCGGCTACAAAATCTGATCAGGAAAAAATGGGTATAGCTTTGGGCAAACTTCTGGACGAGGACCCGACTTTTCGTGTTAAATCAAATCAAGAAACTGGCCAGACAATTATTTCTGGGATGGGCGAACTTCAGCTTGAGATTTTAGTTGATAGAATGAAAAGAGAGTTTGGTGTTGAAGCCAAGATTGGGGCTCCGCAAGTGGCTTATAAAGAAACTATTAAGAAAGTTGGTAAAGGCGAAGGTAAGTATATTAGACAAACTGGGGGTCGAGGGCAGTATGGACATTGCTTTCTTCGAGTTGAACCTTTGGGAAGGGGAGAGGGTATTAAGTTTATTTCTGAGATAAAAGGTGGAGCAATTCCTGCGGAATTTATTCCTGCTGTTGAAAAAGGTGTTAGAGAGAAGCTTGAGAATGGTGTTTTGGCTGGCTATCCAATTACTGATTTGGCAGTTTATCTTTATGATGGCACTTATCATGAAGTTGATTCTTCAGAAATTGCTTTCAAGATTGCCGGTTCGATGGCAGTTGAACAGGCTGTAAGAGAGGCTGATATGGTTCTGCTTGAACCAATTGTGAAGGTAGAGGTTGCTACACCCAAGGAATTTATGGGAGATATAATTGGAGATTTGTCTTCAAAGAGAGCTCAGATTCAAGGTACTGAAGAAAAGGGGGATATGACATATATTTATGCTTTTGCCCCTTTGGCCGAACTTTCAGGCTATGTGACTAAGGTTAGATCAATTTCCCAAGGACGAGCTGTTCCTTATATTGAGCCGAGTCATTATGAAGAAGTACCTAGAAATATAGCTGATCAGATAATTGAGAAATCGGGTAAGGTGACTATGCCTCGAGGATAGGATTAAAAATCCCTCTTGACATTTCGTTTTCGCCTCGAGTATAATCACCACTAGTATTTTAAAAGATAGGGTCTTTGTGCTCTATAAAAGTAAAAATATGGCAGGAGAAACAAAACAAAAATTTGAGAGAACAAAACCGCATGTAAATGTTGGAACTATTGGCCATGTTGATCATGGTAAGACCACTTTAACTGCGGCTATTACTACTGTTTTATCCAAGCAACCTGGAAATAATACAAGAGCTTATAGGTTTGATGAAATTGACAACGCTCCAGAAGAGAAACAGAGAGGTGTTACCATTAACATATCTCATCTTGAGTATGAAACAGAAAAACGTCATTATGCTCATATTGATGCTCCTGGTCACGCTGACTATATCAAGAACATGATCACTGGTGCAGCTCAAATGGATGGTGCTATTTTGGTTATTTCAGCTGCTGATGGTCCGATGCCTCAAACTAGAGAGCATGTTATTTTAGCTCGTCAGGTAAACGTTCCTGCAATTGTAGTTTTCTTGAACAAGATTGATACTGTTGATGATCCAGAAATTGTTGATTTGGTTGAAGCTGATGTTCGTGAGCTTCTTAAGAAATATGAGTATCCTGGTGATGAAGTGCCTGTAATTAGGGGTTCAGCTCTTAAGGCTTTAGAAGGAGATCCTGAAGCAGAAAAACAAATTTTGGAGTTAATGAAAGCTGTAGATGAGTATATTCCTGAGCCAAAAAGAGATGTTGATAAGCCTTTCTTGATGCCAATTGAAGATGTTTTCTCTATTAAAGGAAGAGGTACGGTTGTTACAGGTAGAGTTGAAAGAGGTAAACTAACTGTAAATGAGGAAGTCGAAATGGTTGGTCTTAGACCAACACAGAAAACTGTAGTTACTGGTCTTGAGATGTTTAGAAAGACTCTTGATTATGCTGAAGCCGGAGACAATGTTGGAGTTTTATTGCGCGGTATTGAAAAAGATCAAGTCGAGAGAGGTCAAGTTCTGGCCAAGCCTGGAACAATTACTCCTCATACCGAGTTTGAGGCAGAAGTTTATATCTTGAGTAAGGATGAAGGAGGAAGGCACACTCCATTCTTCTCAGGTTATAAGCCCCAATTCTTTATTAAAACTGCTGATATTACAGGAGAAGTAACTTTGCCTGAAGGTATAGAAATGGTTATGCCTGGTGATAATGCTAAGATGAAGGTTAAATTGATTCAACCTGTTGCTATGGAAGAAGGTTTCAGATTCGCCATTCGTGAAGGTGGAAGCACAGTTGGTGCAGGTGTTATTACAAAAATAATTGCTTAAAAATAGCTCTTTAAGGCCAATATTTTATGCCAGCAGGAAGATTGAGGGTTAAGCTCAAAAGTTATGACTATCGAGTCATAGACGAAGCGGCAGCTAAAATTTTAGATGTCGCTATTGCTACTGGTGCTAAAATAGTTGGCCCAATTCCCCTTCCCACTAAAAGAAGTGTTGTTTCTGTATTAAGGTCTCCTTTTACTGACAAAGATTCGCAAGAGCATTTTGAGGTTCTAGTTCATAAAAGATTAATTGAGATTCATGATCCTTCTGAGAGAACAATTGACTCTCTTTCTAACCTCGAGCTTCCGGCAGGAGTCTCAATTGAAATTAAGATGTAAGTTAACAATTAACAGTTAACTATTAACTATTAACTATTAACTATTAACCAAGAAGTAGAAAGTAGTAAGGAAATTAATAGTTGGTGGGTAATTCTTAATAACTAACAAGATTGCTACCTACTTCTTTCTACTATAT comes from Patescibacteria group bacterium and encodes:
- the rpsJ gene encoding 30S ribosomal protein S10, which codes for MPAGRLRVKLKSYDYRVIDEAAAKILDVAIATGAKIVGPIPLPTKRSVVSVLRSPFTDKDSQEHFEVLVHKRLIEIHDPSERTIDSLSNLELPAGVSIEIKM
- the tuf gene encoding elongation factor Tu, whose amino-acid sequence is MAGETKQKFERTKPHVNVGTIGHVDHGKTTLTAAITTVLSKQPGNNTRAYRFDEIDNAPEEKQRGVTINISHLEYETEKRHYAHIDAPGHADYIKNMITGAAQMDGAILVISAADGPMPQTREHVILARQVNVPAIVVFLNKIDTVDDPEIVDLVEADVRELLKKYEYPGDEVPVIRGSALKALEGDPEAEKQILELMKAVDEYIPEPKRDVDKPFLMPIEDVFSIKGRGTVVTGRVERGKLTVNEEVEMVGLRPTQKTVVTGLEMFRKTLDYAEAGDNVGVLLRGIEKDQVERGQVLAKPGTITPHTEFEAEVYILSKDEGGRHTPFFSGYKPQFFIKTADITGEVTLPEGIEMVMPGDNAKMKVKLIQPVAMEEGFRFAIREGGSTVGAGVITKIIA
- the fusA gene encoding elongation factor G; its protein translation is MSQVQATKKKASLVFTATKDRNLPMEMIRNIGIIAHIDAGKTTTTERILFETGRTYRLGSVDEGTTATDWMEQERERGITIVSAAITTFWSLKQETSVKDGQYRINIIDTPGHIDFTAEVERSLRVLDGAVVVFDGRTGVESQSETVWRQADKYKVPRICVLNKLNLIGADFEGSLKSIYERLGANAAPVIYPIGIEHNLRGAIDLIKMKAFTYSGIEDNKLVEDEIPAEYKEIAEKYRGELLEKIAEYDDDVLAKYLNGEELTEAEIKRAIRKGVVSGKFFPVFGGDNRTAIIQLLLNGIVEYLPSPLDLPPVHGINPKTQEAEIREPKNEAPFSALAFKVMTDPHVGRLVYLRVYSGIIKTGQQVLNSTKLVNERIGKLVLLHADQRELIEEAYAGEIVAAVGLKDTTTGHTLCDPNKPIILESIKFPEPVISLAIEPATKSDQEKMGIALGKLLDEDPTFRVKSNQETGQTIISGMGELQLEILVDRMKREFGVEAKIGAPQVAYKETIKKVGKGEGKYIRQTGGRGQYGHCFLRVEPLGRGEGIKFISEIKGGAIPAEFIPAVEKGVREKLENGVLAGYPITDLAVYLYDGTYHEVDSSEIAFKIAGSMAVEQAVREADMVLLEPIVKVEVATPKEFMGDIIGDLSSKRAQIQGTEEKGDMTYIYAFAPLAELSGYVTKVRSISQGRAVPYIEPSHYEEVPRNIADQIIEKSGKVTMPRG